The DNA region ATAATTGTTGTAACGTGAATGGTAAATGACCAAGTTGAATCTATGTTATAATAGTTGTGAAATCATAGTTGTTATAGTATGAATATTTTTGAATAGATTAAATATGTATTATAACAGTTACGAAATTATAGTTACTACATTATATTATATAATGGGTATGATCATTTTTAGGATTTAGATGGGAGACAATAATGCAACTAGTACTAAATACTATTTGAGTGTAATTATATACTTGTACATGGTTGAACACTGAGTTAAggtgttttttaaagaaaaaattaaagtAGGGTGCCACCCCGTTTGACAatttgacatatataaaaaaagCCTTTTGATTTTGCTCATATAGTTTAGTTTTGTTCAACTTATTGGACATTTTTCATAAAaagatcattatttttatattgtaaTTTGAGCTTGGACAAGCCTTTCTGTTTTTCTTATCACACGATCTACTCAACTTTTGATCTCAATCAAATGATCTATTGTTCGTGTCTTGATTCAAATTGAGCAATTCAATTCACCCAGTCCAAAGAATCCTCCACAAATTCTACAGAGAATGAATACTTCCGTAAGATATGCATTTCAATTTGAAGGCGGTTAGACCAAACCATTCGACCACTCTAATGAACAAGTATCTTCCAAGTCTTTCAAAGAATGGAAAGAGAGAGTATTACGATAGTCTTAAACATCCCAGAAGAGCAACATTGCAGCAGCAATCAAGATGAATATTTATGCTGCAACTTGAAAATGCTAAGTGAATGAGGAAAGCATGAGTAAGAGCCTTTTTATCCAATTCTAACTCGCCCTACTTATTTAGGACTTTACATGGATCAAATTAATCAGAGACAAATCTAAGAGATGATGGAACTATGCACATGTCTAAATTAGCCTCAATAAATAAATGTATGAGAGCCGTATACCCTAAACTCCATGCTTCTCTAGGGTCACAAGACAGATACATTGGCATCAAtatcttcattatcgtccgacATTGATGAATCGTGACTGCCTCCTTCCTGTTCCCAGTTGCTGCTGCTGGAAATCTGAGCCTCCGACGGCTTCTTTCGCTTTCCTGGACTAAGCCTCCTCTGGTTCtctattggaaaaaaaaaacaatagaatGGGCATGGAAGATTCTCgttggcatgacatggtattgaGAGAAAAACGGGAGCTTCATTACTCTTGTTATTGATTGCACTGCGCGTCATTGTCAAGAACTCTTCCCAGTTGTATTGCCTCAGTTCTTGTTTCTCCTCCGCCAACAGCTCAAAATTGGGTTCTCTCCCACACATAAAGGCTGCTCTGTGGGGAGGGATGAATGCATTAACAAAACAATGTCGATAATGTGTCAACAGGCAGGCATGCATCCAATAACACAATACCTGTCGTATAGTCGGGCAGCTTCTTCTTGAGATCCAACAGTCCCCAAGTGTATTTGTTTCTTATCGACCTTTATTGCTGCCTGCCAtttcatatttttgaaataaaccCCCCTCATCATGCACGGTTCCTGATTGTCATTGTGTTTCCTCCTATGTCGCTTTCCATGTTTTATATCTTTACCTGCAAACAGAAGCAAAAGCAAGGGATTTAAAATCGATCATCGCCAAGCTATGCTTACCACATTCATTTGTATTTGGCTACATGACTTTTATCCCTTTGCTTTTCTCTATACAGGACAATACCACTAGCCATATtcaaatatattaaatcaaatttactACAGTCACTAAACTTTTTTTTCCCTATTCCTCTACCTGTTATAACTTTCACTCTAATAAATTTAACACTTCTAACTATATAACTTACTCATTGCATTTGAATATGCACATCTCAATATATTCTCTCTCATTCAATCATGTATTAGAGCTACACCtaattattcatgaatattagtatttttttttaatcttttgtggtAATTCCAGAAGACAAAGCAAACTCACACAATCTCAAAGACAAAACGAATGATTCCTTTTAGATGTTTAGTTTTTTGTACATAATTATTTGCTTTGCATCGACGTATTGCACACGCCAGATTATGTTTAGTTTCACAATCAAAGTCAGTTCTTTTTTTAGCAACTAAACCTTAACGCAGTTTCACGTTATTCATAAGTTCTCATGTTTAAAAGGTTTAGAAGCATTCAGGTGTAAAGATGCACTTGGAAACTACAAACCTGGGTAATATGGATTTGGCTCTTCTTTTGACATAATCATGGAAGATTCATCCATCGATCGAGTATATATTTCAGACTTGCTTACCTGAGGAACACcacaattttttaatataaatcattcaaaaaattatttatagTTAATAATGTTATAATAAGTCTCTAACAAGTGGCAAGAATAAGCTACTGGAATAATTGAAATAAGTACTGTGCCAGAAGGGAACCTATTGATCCAAACTCATAGATAACAAAGGAAAAAGTCATTAATTCACTAGTAGAGTTACTGTCTTCTGAATCCAATGTCCTAAAAAGTACAAAATGGTGTGCTGAAGGTTTAtgcttaaaaaaataattaaaatcagAAACTTTGCTTGACCAAAAGATATGCAATGCCAAATAGAAGAAACATCAATGTGCAATAATATATTGGTCTCTATAAGTGTTATCACATTTTATATGAATTTGGTCATATCAAGCCATCAAGCCCCATTGCAATAGGGAAGTGTGAACTACTGTCAATAAGAACCAACTGAATAAAGGCTAAGCATACTAACCACCATTACCATTATAAGCTAAGTTTAAAAACTCTTTGTTTTAAGAGTTTACAAAAACATTCTTGatataattttcttatttgtaaatctttGAAATAGTTTCATTGGACAGCATGATTAACACCAATGTGTACACATCTCCCAAAGTTTATTGCCTGAATATGTCTAGTTAACATATGTGATAAAGTTGTCTTCCAAAAGGACTGCAAAATTCAGTAAGCTAACAATGTATTTAGGTATGCTTAATGGCCATCAGTATCAGAAATC from Zingiber officinale cultivar Zhangliang chromosome 4B, Zo_v1.1, whole genome shotgun sequence includes:
- the LOC121975287 gene encoding ethylene-responsive transcription factor-like protein At4g13040 isoform X3; amino-acid sequence: MVSIRRRRYLGICSGKGSSPVVVPKHIEIPTADENSSQHVKTMAVHSVPSVETSLQNLVSKSEIYTRSMDESSMIMSKEEPNPYYPGKDIKHGKRHRRKHNDNQEPCMMRGVYFKNMKWQAAIKVDKKQIHLGTVGSQEEAARLYDRAAFMCGREPNFELLAEEKQELRQYNWEEFLTMTRSAINNKKNQRRLSPGKRKKPSEAQISSSSNWEQEGGSHDSSMSDDNEDIDANVSVL
- the LOC121975287 gene encoding ethylene-responsive transcription factor-like protein At4g13040 isoform X2 — protein: MSFGGLLVDFVVLMEIGALGAGDPSQIEKQVMVSIRRRRYLGICSGKGSSPVVVPKHIEIPTADENSSQHVKTMAVHSVPSVETSLQNLVSKSEIYTRSMDESSMIMSKEEPNPYYPGKDIKHGKRHRRKHNDNQEPCMMRGVYFKNMKWQAAIKVDKKQIHLGTVGSQEEAARLYDRAAFMCGREPNFELLAEEKQELRQYNWEEFLTMTRSAINNKKNQRRLSPGKRKKPSEAQISSSSNWEQEGGSHDSSMSDDNEDIDANVSVL
- the LOC121975287 gene encoding ethylene-responsive transcription factor-like protein At4g13040 isoform X1, producing MSFGGLLVDFVVLMEIGALGAGDPSQIEKQQVMVSIRRRRYLGICSGKGSSPVVVPKHIEIPTADENSSQHVKTMAVHSVPSVETSLQNLVSKSEIYTRSMDESSMIMSKEEPNPYYPGKDIKHGKRHRRKHNDNQEPCMMRGVYFKNMKWQAAIKVDKKQIHLGTVGSQEEAARLYDRAAFMCGREPNFELLAEEKQELRQYNWEEFLTMTRSAINNKKNQRRLSPGKRKKPSEAQISSSSNWEQEGGSHDSSMSDDNEDIDANVSVL